The DNA region AGGCGGATTGATTCAACATCGCCGAGGATATTTTCACCGTGGAAATACCGAAACTACTGGTATTCGTACTGGATTTTATCGTGTGCTTAAATATGACCGGCGGTTCAATGATGTTAACCCACCTTTCACTAACTTCCCAATGGATTCTACCGACCGGATGTTTTCTGTGATTGGTTGGTACGATGATCCGCGCGCCGCATTCCAAACCAATCGACGAAATACTTACGAATTAGGAGACCCCCCGATTCGCGAGTAATCCATTTGCAAATATGTGTGAAGATTCGTGATGCGACGAATCAATAAAATGAGATGATACGATGATGAAATCTAAAAACACCGGTAAACAAAAATGTCCCCGTTTCCTGCATGGAAAAACCACTGCCGGATACTCCCTCGTTATGGCAGTAACGATGTCGGCGTTGTTGCTTTATACCGGACTGGCGTTTCTAAAATGGCAGAATGCGAGTTTGGTAAACGGTCGACGCCGGGTCGCGGAAATGCAGGCATTCTATACTGCACAGGCGGCAGTGATTGCCCATCCGATTTCCTTCCTTCGCGGCATGCGACTTAGAGATTCCTTTTTCCCAAGCGTTTATCACTTCAATAATGGTATTATTCCGAACATGGGTAAGTATGAGGATGCGAGAATTGAGCGCAATCCATCTGGTTCTTATCCAGCAATTGTTGGGAGTAGTCGTACTGAATACTTGTGCAGTGCAGTAGGGATTGCCGAGTATCGCGATAATAATGGCAAACTCCAGTGTGTCAAACGTCGTGTAAAGATTCGTGTAAAACTAACTCAGTTTTCTGATTATCTCTACTACTCAGATTCTGAATTAACTCGAAATGGTGAGTTTCAGTATTTTGAAGGTGGGGATTTTCTTTACGGAAAAGTGCACTCAAACTCTCACATTGGTATGAGACCTGGGGCATATTTTGGTGGATTTGTTACATCTGGTGGTAGGTTGCGCGATACATTGGGGGTACATTTCGCAGCAAAACCGATTCCCGGTTATCGCGAAATGGTTCTTCGTGCAAAAATGCCAAGAATCGCTTGGTCGCTTCGACAAGCGGCTGCCGCTGGAGGAACTTGGCTCGATACTCGTAATAGGGAAGAGACCTATGGTTTACGCTTTCGCGGTTCCGCGGCCGATGTCTGGATTTGGCGTACCGGAACAACTTCCCCCTTTATGGTAGAACCACCTGTTAGTACAATTACACTCCCCTCAGTTCAAAACTACCCAATCTTTTGTGATGGTGATCTTTGGATACAAGGAAACATTACTGGGAGAGTAGGCATAGGCGCTGAAGGAAGCATTCGACTTATGGACAATCTAGTCTTGACAGATGCAATGA from bacterium includes:
- a CDS encoding DUF4900 domain-containing protein produces the protein MMKSKNTGKQKCPRFLHGKTTAGYSLVMAVTMSALLLYTGLAFLKWQNASLVNGRRRVAEMQAFYTAQAAVIAHPISFLRGMRLRDSFFPSVYHFNNGIIPNMGKYEDARIERNPSGSYPAIVGSSRTEYLCSAVGIAEYRDNNGKLQCVKRRVKIRVKLTQFSDYLYYSDSELTRNGEFQYFEGGDFLYGKVHSNSHIGMRPGAYFGGFVTSGGRLRDTLGVHFAAKPIPGYREMVLRAKMPRIAWSLRQAAAAGGTWLDTRNREETYGLRFRGSAADVWIWRTGTTSPFMVEPPVSTITLPSVQNYPIFCDGDLWIQGNITGRVGIGAEGSIRLMDNLVLTDAMTWPYIISPSSSNNITVISEAQHGQTRFDPLTGILIANTYANGRGDGGNHFSVSVGSQNRRDIALHGSYISLNSSVTFQQQNSDEGDESYVYQCPDHGTDERGIIYLHGSLTQRRAESFHTNNSQTTQISTGYRLLFRYDRRYSWNPPPFTDLFPESGDNNLSIGLWEDDAPRALQQGYTYEWSDPPPE